In Besnoitia besnoiti strain Bb-Ger1 chromosome I, whole genome shotgun sequence, the genomic window CTCGGCTTCCTCTAGAGCCTTGAGCTTCTTTTCGAGGATCAGAGTCTACAGGCAGAGTTGAGCACAGACTGGGATTGCCGAGACCGAATTGAATGAGCGGCGCCACAGGGTCAACATACGGAAGACGTTTCTGACAAAACCTTTCTTGATCTCAGTCCACTACTTGTTGACATGAGGTCAGACAGTCCTCTAAATCGGCTGATAGCGAAGCGGATGGAAGCGGGTACCAATCGTGCTGGAACAAGTGACACATAGATGACTGGTCCTTATAACTACTTTGATACGCGCGCAATGCAGCACGACGCGCTCACCTTCAAGCCCGCTTTTTGTTGCTGGCCGTACGCTGCCCTTTGAtaccgctgctgcagctcggcTTTTCGCTTTCTCAGTGCCTCCGTTTGTTGCTCCAGAATCTCTGCTTGTTGCTCGAGCCTGGCAAGAGTTGACGTCTGCTCTGTTAATTTCTGTTTCGCTTCGGCGAGCTTGACCTTGTCGATTTCGTACAGCCGCAACTCATGCTGGAGCTTCTCTGTTTCTTGAGTCGTCCTTCGCAGTGGCTCTGCGTCGTTGAGGTGCATTGACAGATGACCGTCACTATGTAACAATGGCGAAAAAAGTCGGCCTTTCACGGCTGCCGTCGGCCTTGCTGTAGAGTAGGGAAGGCGGTCTGCGAGAAATCGACTCTAGGCAATTCATGGCCTCCAGGTGGACTGCCATCGACTGCCAGTGGAGCCACGACCGCGATTCGACGTGGTAAACAAACAAAGGTGACTTAATACGTACAAATCGCGCCGTCGACGATGCGAGGTGATATTCAGGTCGGTGCCGAGTTGCACATACCCACGAGGCCTCGATTCTTTGCGATCAAGTCTGCCATGCGCTTGCCTTCCCGTGCCTCCGCCTGTTTGAGGTCTGCGTGCTCCTTCTGGAGGCGCACGGATGAGACACAGTTATCTCATAGGCTCGTTTGTGTCCCAGTCAGCTTCTGTAGCGGTGTGAGTGGCTGCCAGGATAAGCGTTGCGATGTTGTTCAAGTACACGGTCACATAATAGGCATTCAAGTTCGCTGCGAGGCTCGACTCAACACGCGTGTTTGATCAAGATGAGAAACACGACCCACTGCCGACCAATACAGATATATTGAGGAAAGGCCGGTCATGCACTGCCTCCCCCTGGCAAGCCTATGAGGGCGTCGACCACGGTACCTTGAGGCGTTTAATGAGCTCCAGATTGGAAGACGTGATGTCGCCGTAGTAGCGTTTAATTGCGTGCGAGGTTTTGCTGTTCTGCGACTGCACCATGCTGCACCGCACGAGCACCTTCTTATCAGTCGACAGTTACCTGGAAACGACTTGGTTTTGGGGCTAGAACTCACAAGCGATGACAAGGGTCATTTGGTGTATTGACCACGGGCAATTCTTTGCAAAtaggagagacagacagctaGGTTATGTAGGACTAGCTGATGCTTTCAGCTCTCTCCGGCTGGTGACAAGATACAGCGTGCGATCTTACGACAAGTGACTGTTTTTGTCTGCTTCGATCTTCGCAACCAGGAGTTTCCGCCGCTTCTGCATATCGTCTCTCAGCTGCGACCGCCCATTGCAATCAGACAGTCACAGCAGTGGCAAGGTGCGCGAGAGTCTTTCCACGGCCGTTCCCACTCTCACGCGTAACCTGCGGATGGCATCCTAGCTCGGACAACCGCACGCTATGTCACGAGCTTTTAATCACAGGGTACCCTTCCGTGGGTGTTTGACGTTTACCAAAATGACTGCCCTgggcctccgcagaggcggcgtccTGTCAGGGTGCCCTCACGTTGTCAGTCCTGAGCTTCCACTTGACGTGCAGGTCTCGCGCACTCCTCTCGAATTCCCGCCGGAGCTCTAGAATTTTCTCGTCCTGCCGCAGCTTTAGTTGCTGAAGAAACTCAGCGTGCACAGCCTGCATTTCCCTAGTCATCTTCAGCTGATCTTGCTTCTCGTACCACTTTgcgtcttccttttctctgcgaATGAAGCACGCACATCACTGCAACTGACAGAATAGTGGCCTGCCCTATCCCGCATTGTTCGTCGTCTCAAGCCCGGAAACACTCGGACATAGCGAGACCggaaaaacacacacacacagcacGCGGTTGCACTGCTGCACTTGACGATGTGAGGACGCAACTGgacagaggcggcagcaCTAGGCATTAGTTTCGGGCACCTGTGGACGTCCTCTCGAAGCTTTAGAGCAGCCTCAGCACTGATCTTGAGGTCGGTTGCTTCTTCGCTTTGCTCTGCTAGCAGCTGCTTGATGCGCAGCTTGCAAAGTTTCAGCTCCATTCCGAATGATTCTGTTTCGTCAATGacttcctctttcttcttgcgCAAGAGGTCATGCCTCTCCTGAGAACATCAGAAAACTCGCCTGACTCCTTACATACACTGCGATGAAACGAACTATTCGCCGCCACAATTGTTAGCGTATGTTTCCCGTGTTATCCTCGTAATCACGCTCCCTCAACGTGAGCTACAAAGCGCTGCCAGTAAAATGCGTACCACAGATTCCTATGTGGAGTCGATCCGTCGACGCGCCATTAACGCCACTCTCACGGGCACATGATGGGGCTCATCCC contains:
- a CDS encoding putative PF2 arrest specific protein 8/11 (encoded by transcript BESB_005190), whose amino-acid sequence is MAPKKKRAGDSGAASLKNGGASAKPLPEEIEIQEKRKLLDELKSLRAECGSEERLYNQISLEKEQLSHLWALDQSVAEERHDLLRKKKEEVIDETESFGMELKLCKLRIKQLLAEQSEEATDLKISAEAALKLREDVHREKEDAKWYEKQDQLKMTREMQAVHAEFLQQLKLRQDEKILELRREFERSARDLHVKWKLRTDNLRDDMQKRRKLLVAKIEADKNSHLSMVQSQNSKTSHAIKRYYGDITSSNLELIKRLKKEHADLKQAEAREGKRMADLIAKNRGLVEPLRRTTQETEKLQHELRLYEIDKVKLAEAKQKLTEQTSTLARLEQQAEILEQQTEALRKRKAELQQRYQRAAYGQQQKAGLKTLILEKKLKALEEAEEVAHAQVQELRYRKKIECSDLVPLSEGADGLLKAKDALADELREDIKALKDLHNVAVDQYASCMAASGVPVEDLQFVPIRYT